A window of Pseudomonadota bacterium genomic DNA:
AGGTGAATACCTGGATGATGGCATTAAAGGGCTTTATACCAATCATTCCCGAGAAGAAGGGCAATAAGGCTGGCGCATTTGCATTATCAGGCGCTATGTTCTATGGCCAGCTACCCACCAACACGGTATATTTGAACGCGAGCGCTAACCCTTATCAGACAGGCGCCACAGCAAACGGCACAAGAAACATATTTACACCCGTAACATACGGTGGTTGGGGCGGTCTGACATACTACTTTACCGATGTAGTATATGTAAACGGTATTTATTCGACCCGTTCAAACAATTTGCCCAGTTATCCAAAAGACCAAACCATAGGTAATAACGCCGTAGTCAAGACCAACCAGATGTACCTTGTAAACATAATGTGGGATGTAAACCCTGCAATAAGGCTCGGTCTTGAATATTCACGCAATATGACCGGTTACGGCGGATATGGTGCTGATGCAGTAAACGGCGCAGTTGCTGCCGGCAATCTCGACTCACAAGGCAAAGTTGACAATGTAAGGATCGGCGCATTTTACTTCTTCTAAGATCCGACAGAACAGTATCAAAAGGGAGGCTAAAACGCCTCCCTTTTTTTTATCTCTCATCTTAACCGGTAACTCCTCAGTTTTCTTCACGCTTGCTTTTGAAGAGGCAGTATCAGTGAGGCAACATCAACCTCAGGGTTTTCTGCGATCTTGCCGAGAATGTTTTTGAAGACGGATTCAAGAGGCTCTTTCCCCCTCTGTTTATTGAGTGCATGAAGCACCGACATGAGGAACATGGTGGACCTCATAGAGCTATATACCAAGTGAAAGTGAAAGAAACGGTGGGGTTATTGGGTAGAGTAGAGAACTGGCGCCTTGCTGTAGCCGCTTTCGAGTCCCCAAGATTGGGGCCGGACCAAACCAACCCATTGAAGTAAGGAGTTTTATGTATGGAAATGGCTAAAGTGCTGTTTTTTGGGGCAATTTGTAAAAAAAGGGGTGTGGTGTGGACGGGGGTTGTGAGTGTGCTGGCAAGCTACAACCGGAGGCCCGAAGACCTGCCAATGGTTTGTTTTGGTTGCGGCCCTGGCCGCGCTGTGTTCCCTGCGGCCTCAAACAACCCCGCTGAAAAGCGGGGGAGTGGGCGAGACGAAGAAGGCAGTTATGAATTATACGTTATGAATTTTAATTTTTCCTCTTGACAAATTGTTGGCACGTTGGTATTTTTACCAATAATAAAATTAGAGGATAAACCATTATGATAACCTTCGAAGAAGCAGAAATAAGGAGTAGAATTATTAAGGCCATGTCTCACCCGGTCAGGTTGATGATTATTGAGGTGCTCAAGGAAGGTGAATTGTCCTTTTCGAAGATTAATGAAATGTTCGAATCCGATAAATCGACCGTTTCAAAGCACCTCCTCGTATTAAAAGAGTCAGGGATTGTGTCATCGAAAAAAAGCGGGTCTGACATGATCTACAAGCTGGAAGTACCGTGCATAACGGATTTTTTTGGTTGCGTTACGGCAGTGATTGAAAATACCGTAAAGAGACAGCAGGCTTGTTTATGCAAAAGATAGAGGATGGTTTTCTCGCAAAGCGCAAGTTAAGAGGTGCATTTCATGCTGAAATATTTGGCTGACAGTCTGGTTTACACATTGATAGGGATTCAACCGGGGACACGATTAGGGGACACCCTTAATTTCTTTTTTTATGACACCGCCAAGGTTTTTCTGCTTTTGATCACTATCATATTCGTCGTTGCAGTCATTCGGAGTTTCTTTCCTCCTGAACGTGCCCGCAAGCTCCTCGGTCATCACCGGGAATATGTGGGAAACTTTCTTGCTGCTTTGCTTGGTATTGTCACACCCTTCTGTTCCTGTTCTGCGGTGCCGATGTTCATCGGCTTTATTGAATCAGGACTGCCCCTGGGGGTGACCTTTTCCTTTC
This region includes:
- a CDS encoding metalloregulator ArsR/SmtB family transcription factor, yielding MITFEEAEIRSRIIKAMSHPVRLMIIEVLKEGELSFSKINEMFESDKSTVSKHLLVLKESGIVSSKKSGSDMIYKLEVPCITDFFGCVTAVIENTVKRQQACLCKR